The genomic window GCACCTGGTTTGACAGCAGCAATTCCCCTTCTTAAACACTCCTCTGTAACTTCCACCAGTTTTCGCGCTGTTGGTGAAGGAGTCCCAACAAAAAAGGTTTTAGAAGTATCTCCGTGATAGCCATCGACAATCGGCGTCACATCAATATTAATAATATCGCCGTCTTTTAAGATTTGCTTAGCATTGGGGATGCCGTGGCAAATTACTTCATTAACGCTGGTACAAAGAGAGCCAGGAAACGGATTTTCTTTTGGGCCATATCCTAAAGGAGCGCTAACTGCTCCTTTTTCTTGCGTCCATTGTTCGGCAGCATCATTGATTTCTAAAGTACTCACTCCAGGTTTAATCATCGGTTCTAAAAAATCTAACAATTCCGCAGCTAAAGCTCCTGCTCGACGCATTTTTTCAATTTCCCGACTGGAGAGATAAGTGATCTGTTCTGTTCCCATTGCTATTTTTGCTGTACCTGATTCTCGCTATCTATACTGCCTAGTTTATCAATTCTTGAACTGGGAATCTCGATTTAAAATATTTGTCAAAAAAAAGCCTAGATTAATATCTAGGCCTTTAGTCAATTTGTCTGAACAAAAATATCGTTAACCGTTCATCTTATTTTTCCCGATTAATTTCATTAAGTTCTTCTTTGACAGAAGTATTATCTTGAATTGAACCTAATAAATCATTCAATTCTCCTAAAGAATCATCCGATATTTCGGTTAACTCGTCTAGCTTTTTATCAATAGCATCAAGAGAATCTAATTCATCCAAATCATAATTTTCTTCATCGTCTTCAAATTTCACCTTAAATGCATCCGAATCAGCATTTAATTCATCATCTGAGGATTGACTATCATCAGAAAATGCTCCCATCAGCTCATTAAACTCAGAGTCGTCAGTTGAAGTTTCTTCAAAGCTAAACTCTTGGGGAGACTTATCCGCATCGCTAAAAGCAGCCATAAATTCATCAGAGTCGTAATTATCAGCGATCGCAACATCTTCTTCTGACTCAAATGCCAATTCATTATCATCAACCAATTCTTTCATAAACTCATCGGATTCAGAAGCTTCAAATGCTTCTGCGTCCAAGTTTAGACTTTCTACAACATTAAAACTGAATTCATCTGATTCAGAACTCATCTCTTCAACAGAATCGTCTTCGTCAATAAATTGACCCATGAATTCATCTGCTTTAGAAGCGATCGCTGATGAATCTTCAAAGCTAAATTCAACAGCAGATCGATCAGACTCATCATCTACCATTAACATAGCTTCAAAGTCCATCTCATCGGATTCTGAACTAATTTCCGATTGAGCATCAAAGCCTAATTCTTGATTGGATTCTAATTCAGTGGCGATCGCCGATTGATCATCAACCACCAACTCTCCCATAAAATTATCAAAATCAGAATCAGCCATCGGTATAGCTTCAAAGTCTATTTCCTCTGACTCCGAACTCATCGCCGATTGCTCATCAAAACTAAATTCAGCAGAAGATTCATCCTCCATTACCAGTTCTGCCATCGGTTCATCATCAGCAG from Pleurocapsa minor HA4230-MV1 includes these protein-coding regions:
- the map gene encoding type I methionyl aminopeptidase, with amino-acid sequence MGTEQITYLSSREIEKMRRAGALAAELLDFLEPMIKPGVSTLEINDAAEQWTQEKGAVSAPLGYGPKENPFPGSLCTSVNEVICHGIPNAKQILKDGDIINIDVTPIVDGYHGDTSKTFFVGTPSPTARKLVEVTEECLRRGIAAVKPGARINDIGAAIQEYAEQQGFSVVRDFVGHGVSHIFHTAPQIPHYYDPRQKKKIKPGMVFTIEPMINEGTWEAVMLDDGWTAITKDKKLSAQFEHTIAVTKDGVNILTQAI